Proteins from one Rutidosis leptorrhynchoides isolate AG116_Rl617_1_P2 unplaced genomic scaffold, CSIRO_AGI_Rlap_v1 contig458, whole genome shotgun sequence genomic window:
- the LOC139883826 gene encoding LOW QUALITY PROTEIN: O-fucosyltransferase 10-like (The sequence of the model RefSeq protein was modified relative to this genomic sequence to represent the inferred CDS: deleted 1 base in 1 codon) — MAIKIAAIKPKHSNTATNVPNSTATDDNNNSSGSRSPSPPTSPPSSLLPRHYRRRGRPKLYSSQSSRKFSLAAGGLIFRGNVRYYVVLTLLYVSGFLMCVGPFSGFVGHSSIPGSVYRSHELFEKLWGDIERENSTSAIQLSSVWQYKRRIKPQKPCPNTTTTQRFLVDTVSPGPHGYLIVGANGGLNQQRSAICNAVAVAGLLNAILVIPRLEFNKVWKDTSEFGDIYDVKRFISTLEGYVKVVDKLPDELMERYDRNINNIPIFNVEAWAPANYYLGQVYPVLQKEGVIRITPFANRLAMNLPANIQLLRCITNYKALQFSSPISTLAQKLVDRMIAKSSRTGGKYVSVHLRFEEDMVAFSGCVYDGGEKEKSEMDVFRKNEWKGKFKRKDRLITPGVNRANGKCPLTPLEVGMMLRAMGFDNNTSIYLASGKIYRAEKHLEPLLKMFPLVYTKDSLATHEELSPFELYSSRMAALDYTVCLYSEVFVTTQGGNFPHFLMGHRRFLFNGHSKTIRPDKQKLVLVLQEMGISWRDLKDQMGEMLTESDRKGMMIPRVRKINRKTSIYMYPLPECSCLQNSTLEIDQYRKLS; from the exons ATGGCTATTAAGATTGCCGCCATCAAACCCAAACACTCAAATACTGCCACCAATGTACCTAATTCTACGGCGACGGACGACAATAACAACAGCTCCGGCAGCCGCTCACCGAGCCCGCCTACATCACCTCCGTCGTCGCTACTGCCACGTCATTATCGGCGGCGTGGTCGTCCTAAGCTCTACTCCTCTCAGTCTTCTCGAAAGTTCAGCCTCGCCGCCGGCGGACTAATTTTCAGGGGAAACGTGCGGTACTACGTTGTTTTGACTTTGTTGTACGTCTCTGGCTTTCTCATGTGTGTGGGCCCGTTCTCGGGTTTCGTAGGCCACAGCTCTATTCCTGGTTCTGTGTATCGTAGCCATGAACTTTTTGAAAAGTTGTGGGGGGATATTGAGCGAGAAAATTCAACATCAGCAATCCAG TTGTCTTCTGTCTGGCAATACAAAAGGAGGATTAAACCGCAAAAGCCATGTCCTAATACCACTACCACGCAACGTTTCCTTGTAGACACAG TTTCACCTGGCCCTCACGGTTACTTGATTGTTGGTGCAAATGGCGGCCTTAACCAGCAACGTTCGGCG ATCTGCAATGCTGTGGCTGTTGCTGGACTTCTGAATGCAATACTAGTCATCCCTCGCTTGGAATTTAATAAAGTTTGGAAGGACACAAG TGAGTTTGGAGATATCTATGATGTGAAACGCTTCATATCTACTCTTGAGGGCTATGTGAAAGTTGTTGACAAACTGCCAGACGAATTGATGGAAAGATATGACCGCAACATTAATAATATTCCAATCTTCAATGTTGAAGCTTGGGCACCTGCTAATTATTATTTGGGACAAGTGTATCCTGTATTACAGAAGGAAGG GGTTATCCGAATTACACCTTTTGCTAATAGATTGGCAATGAATCTACCAGCCAATATTCAACTGCTAAGATGCATAACTAACTACAAAGCGTTGCAATTTTCTTCCCCTATATCAACACTAGCCCAAAAGCTTGTTGATCGCATGATTGCAAAAAGTTCAAGGACTGGCGGAAAGTATGTCTCTGTCCACCTTAGATTTGAGGAG GACATGGTGGCCTTCTCTGGTTGTGTCTATGATGGAGGAGAAAAGGAAAAATCTGAAATGGACGTGTTCCGGAAGAATGAGTGGAAGGGAAAGTTCAAAAGAAAGGACCGTCTCATTACACCTGGTGTAAATCGAGCCAATGGAAAATGTCCTTTAACACCATTAGAG GTAGGGATGATGCTTCGTGCTATGGGATTTGACAACAACACCTCCATTTATTTAGCATCAGGGAAAATTTACCGAGCGGAAAAACATTTAGAACCCTTACTAAAGATGTTTCCCCTTGTTTATACAAAGGATTCTCTTGCAACCCATGAAGAGCTTTCTCCGTttgag TTGTACTCTTCCAGGATGGCAGCTTTG GATTACACAGTGTGCTTGTACAGTGAAGTTTTCGTGACAACTCAGGGTGGAAACTTTCCCCATTTTCTGATGGGTCACCGGAGATTTCTTTTCAATGGACATTCAAAGACTATCAGACCTGATAAGCAAAAACTTGTTCTTGTATTGCAAGAAATGGGTATCAG TTGGAGAGATTTAAAGGATCAAATGGGGGAGATGCTAACTGAAAGTGATCGTAAAGGTATGATGATACCCAGAGTCAGAAAAATCAATCGGAAGACTTCAATCTACATGTACCCTTTACCAGAATGCAGTTGTCTCCAGAACTCGACGTTAGAAATCGATCAATATCGTAAACTTTCATGA